One Lepisosteus oculatus isolate fLepOcu1 chromosome 4, fLepOcu1.hap2, whole genome shotgun sequence genomic window, catttaagAACTAAAAAAGTGCAATTCTGAAAATGTAACAATTGAGAATAGTTAATTTAGACATTGAGTAGTcatttgttttgcatatttttaGGAACTGATGTGAACCTTAATTGTTTGACAGGTGTGAAATGTCCCACTTTGGCCAGCAGTGTAGTGTACCTCTCCCCAGGAGCCACATCCGGACTTGTAAATGAGAGTGATCTGGGAGAGAAGGAGGACTTTGAGCTGTatggggaggaagaggaggtatTGCATCTTCAGAGTTATCTCTATGCACTTTGAAATCTATGAGGATTTCAAGACATTTGCTTGCTGTGAGAAATGAGGATATTATATAGTCTGGATTTATTGATGAAGACTACAGATCCAACTCTGATCTCACAACTGGAGCAAGTATCTGAGAtctataagttttttttttattgttaatagtgtttaatatttacaatctaagaatgtaatatataatattgtttCGTACAAAAAggcataaaaagaaaagtacagACCTGGAAATGAAAATTCAGAATTTTTGCCTAGTCAGTCAGAATTTAGATTACAGTAATTTGCATGATGAATTACAAgaactgcttttcattttagctTGAATTCATTGACATTGTTCCTCAACCCAAGAAGAGCttgaaggagaaaaaagaaagtggAAAATTGCAAGCAAAGACTTTGactaaatcaaacaaaaaagcaaTCGGTAAGTAACCACCAAAGAATTTTATAACGGGTGAATTTTGTAACTGAAGCACTGCATTCTTTCTATACTCGTTGTAGTCTTCAACATTTTCTGCCTATCTTCTGTTGAACAGACAATTCTGCTTCCAATTCCATGCTGATGGTTTGAGACAATTAGAAAATAGGAAAGTAGAGGGGAAGGAAAAGATTAACCTTTTACTTTTCCGAAGGATTTCTGAAGACCGTGTCCGCCCGTCATGCTTTGTGTAGAATATTTCACATGGCAAATGTAAACAAGAGATCTCTGCATTAGATCTCTCCATTAAACGATGCAATATGGATGTTAGTTGTCTAGTGTATTGGTATTTAATAGACTATGTTGAGCAGTGCATATCTGAGTTTCCACTTATTATCACTGTCACTTTGTACTGATGTTCTAGGTGGAAAATGGCCCAAGTCTGTTAGATAACAATTGACCTCATTCCACCATAATCACAGGCTGCAGATGAAATCCTTTGAGATTATAAAGAAGGTTAGCTCATTTAATGTCAAGCTCATTTACAACCCCAATAGTTCAAATATCTGATAGAAGTATAGTTTAATGATGCACTGTTGGTGTTAATGGTGTTAACTGATATTGCTGTTTGCAGTTATgaatagtattttttaaaatattcggGCTGTAGGTTTAGGAGGCTGTAGGAATGAGCATTAATCAGAGGTTGAATTTAAAGGCTATGCAGAATGAAACCATAACCTCTTATGAGTACTCAACGCCACTCTCTTTCTACAGGAGTTCCTTCACAACAGCAGTTGCCACAGATTCCTGTTCAGGTGGACATTTCTACAGCAAAGCAAGATGATGATATGTATGACtttaatatagattttaactGAATTTACATTTAACTCTTATAAGCCTCTTCAGTTATGTGCTGATGCTTGTGAATGAAAGACTGACTAAGTTTTAATTGTGTGATGTATCATGCAATTCTGATCCTAACAATAGAATCTGTACATATACTGCATCAATGCTTGTACATAAAAGTGTAAAATATAATGGCATTCAAAATCTCGTGTTTTACAAGTTATACGAGTGGTCTTCCATTGtaatacatttagaaaatatcttaacatctgtttttttatttacttgaaaataaagcaatttaaaaccTAAGTTTATTTATTGAACTTGGttgaaaaaaagtattaaaaatctacctctaccaaaACAGAGGTGAACCAACAACCTAACTCCCATAGGCATTCAAAATGTAACCAAGTTAAGCTCTTGACACTAAAGGGTACTTTTATTGTTATCTGGGGACAGGTGTGCTCACACTTCTTGGGTTAAATTGGTCTTTTAGTTTGTACTGGATTAATTAACAGATACACAGCTGGATTACATTCTTTTACTTTACTAACGTCATCCAGTACCTAAATCATCACTTAATGAATCTGAAAAACCTAATATCAAAGCTATAGGGTTATTAATCCAGAATGCATACTAGTACATGCTGTTTTCATGCTCAAAAAGTGATGTTTGGTATCATAAGTGGttacattgtttaaaataaagatagTAGCTATAGGGAAGGCATCTACACAATATACACAATAGGTGCCTTCTGCTCACTTCTGATTTCTCTAAAGTGTTCATCTCTAAAATGCAACCTTTTACATTTCAAGTGAAGATGGAAATCCATCCTTGAAAAAATTCTGAAAAAttgaaagacaaaacaaaaaggctTGAATAGCACCTGTGACCTGACCGAAAGCtcttttttaccacataatCCTAAAAGCTGGGTACAAAACTAGTTTAACACTACATTACAAAAGGTTAAAGTGCAAGAGccaacaaatacaaaacaatttggCAAACAACTCTATAGCTGAAATAATCCCTTAGAAATCAGTcacatgtgtgtgtatatatagttCTTAAACTGAAGCTCTGGTTCACCTCCTCTACTGCCATGCAACTCGGCAAAACGTAGCTCTAAAGTGTTGCATGGAAAATGGTTCCTTTGAATACAGTACTGAAATAACTTTTAAAGTCCACGTTCCTGAGATTTTACAAACAAGTCATGCAGTACGCGCTTCAATGCATAGTCCAACTTGCTAGAGGTTTTATCAGTCTTCTGTGTGTCTTCGTATAGGATGAAAGTTTCCCATAGGGTCCGGGAGATACCATTTGTCCCATATCTCTGAAAAAGCCGATGCCCTTCCCCAAGGCTTGTAATGGCCATTCCAGTGTAGCAGTTTGGCAGCTTTTATAAACTGAGATGAATAACGATTTCCAGCTCCAACTAAACCTTACAAGATAGAGCACAGGTATAAAAGACGAGAAAACAACCATTTACATCTCCAGCtactactgtaagtactgtCAGTGTGGCTTTTATAATAACCTTATGACTTACAATGGCAgatgcagaaattttttttgtgttaagcCACTGAAATTTGGAGACCATCCTTTTAAACATCTTACAGGCAGAGATACACTATAATTATAAAGATAGCTGACAAAGAGTCCTGGGTGGGATTATAGAAGGGATCAGCATATCGATTGCCATATGCTTCAAAGTCCCAGAAATAAGGATAATGGATAAAGAAAATCTAGATTAATGTATATAAGGATAAAATTCATACATATTTCAAAGTGAAATTACACATTAAATCAAGTTATGCCAACTTATTCAGGGCCACAAGAAAGGTTAATGACCACTCTGTCAGAGCAGTAGGACAAAGTTAAACCTACCAAGGTGTCTGACGTGCCACATGGGATCAATGCTGGAGTGCTGTTTGTAAAACACGATTAGTAACGGTGGAGTCGTAATACTGCCAGCTAAGGTTCTACTGTACAGGTGTTCtctgcagagaaaaacaaaatggggaaaacGCTGCAGGTTTTCAATATTATAACTTCTGAATATTCTGCATTGCTACTTTAATCTGAAAGGACAGCATCGCTACTTTACATTCTTGAGGGTTTTAAACTTACACCACGTTcagttccatccatttttccaACTGCTTTGTGATGTTCTGTTGTTTCCACTCTGTGAGGTTGGCAACAAAAACTCCAGGGTTGAAAGAACAAGTGTTTGCCCGCATTCCAAGTTTTCTTATACTCTCCTTTTTAAAGTCCAAGAAGCCAATGTAGTTCTTCTAGGGAAAATATGCCAGTAGTATCTTAAGTAGAAAATAACATACCCAACATAAAACTGCCTGTTTCCTGTAATAAGTCATACAGTGCAGCAGGGAATTGATCATTCTGTTAGTTTATTGATATTCAATACATCATGAACATATGTAACTCAAAAAcggcaaaagaaaacaacagggTCTGAAGCACCCAGAGCAATTCTGTGTGGAAGAACAATCATAAATCCCCCCTTCAGAAGTGCCAGAACCTCAGCACATGGAAGAGTCCAGTGGGTGTGatccagtggttctcaaatcctggtcctggagtggCCCTGTGTCTACTGCTTTTGCACCAGCTGAGTACTTAATCACAGGTTAGATTATTTCAATTTTCGATCTGACAATTTattattagttttgttttggatCTTCAAGGGGAACTatagtcccaatttctcagaccggttattaaatctcagttaCTAAATTGACAGTATTgcaacattttacaaattttgaattaagcacaaaatcatgaaattTGTAAAGGAATGTAAATTGCCACATTttcgcaaacccctggtctcccTGGAAATagttctattggattaaaagatgcATTTAAAAACCTGCTTTTTCTATTTCTAGGAAGTGtctattttgtcatttgaattggaggttttaaacgttattgtgtacattttacatgctgattctttctaaccccaaataTAAAATAGCATTTCAGTTTACCATTAAAACTGAATGAGATTTGTGCATGGTACATGAACCTGTGCTAATTTGTGAATTACAGGATTGTCCTCATTCAGATGTGCCAAGACAAATATAACCAACTGGACttaagcaaaattaaaaaacacagactcACTATTAAAGATGTCTTATAGGATAATTCCCAATTGTATTCATAATTCATTGATCACTGTTAAAAGCTGTTCAGATAGAAATAAGTGAGAAAACTCTTAATTGTCAAGTTGAGGACAAACTGCAGAAAGTTCTGTGTACTGAAGGTGCCGGAAATAATGCATTTTAGAGTAGTTTCTGAATCAAGGACTGAGTACAGAAAACAGTCCAAACAGAAAGCACTGGTGATTAAGGCTCCAGTTAGAACTAGTAAACCCTAAAGACACAGGAGACCACAAGATCAGGATTGTGAACCACTGATCTAATCCCTTCCAGAGAAGGATctagaaaatattatttataggAGTGTAATGTGAATGTGAACCTCTTGATTTACAAATTTCAATTATACTTACGACCAGTGATTTTTAGATGATTTTGCTGTATACAGTGTTAAGAGTAAACTTCTCACCTTTAGTTGGGTAGCTATTGTGCACTCAAATCAATTACAGTAAGCCCCCCTCAAACAAGTTTCACTATATATTTATAGAAAAATACATGTAACCAAAAATTCCATGATCCCGGGGGGACTTTTTATAACCTAGGGTTGATCCAGGAAAATAATTCCTCTGGGCTGCATGCCTGCACACAAGATCTAGTATTTTTTCTCACATCTATGCTCTTCCACGGCTTTCATGAGCAGATTTGTGCTACAACCAGCATCCAGTTTCCCAGTCCATGCCTCGCTTCTCTTGTGCTTTAGTGTTTTGTTGTACATGAACCTTTGTGTCATCTGTTACAATTTGTAGTATCTTATTCTCTCATTATGTCTGCTAAATGCAAGTTATCAACcagcaagaaaaacagaaaaatgactTTGGCTGAGAAAATGAAGATTCTAGATAAGCTATAGGCTGGAGCATTCTGCAGCTTGGTATGAATCTACCCATACAATTCGAAAAAGTGCTACCATTAAAGTTCTAACTTCTATGAATGCTCAGTCAGAACTAATAACAACTTCTGCATCTCCTGATATTCCTGTGGCTGCCAAAGAGTCTGAGGATATGGAACAAGATCCACCAGTCTTCAAAAACTGACAAACCGCAACAGACATCATCATCATTACTAGGTAAGTATATAAAATTCATCATAATCTTTATGAGCAAGTGCATTTCTTATTAATGTTTACTGTATGGTTAAGAAGGCCTTTTCcatattattttcatatattaCTGCATGTAACAGTGCTATGTTCTCCAacagtactgtatgcactgTTAAGAGATCTTTTTTCTCATAACAGGTGAACAAACTGTGTATGATTAATTTAGTGTGATAATGCAATATTGTTATCAGATGTACTTgatattgaactttttttttattcgaaTTTTTATTAGTAAAATTAGTttgtaaatgtgtaaaaaaagacaGGTTTGTAGGCTTAAATGGGGACTTTTTACGGCCGTGTTCCCCTATCCCAAAATTTGGAATAAGGTCTTACATTCCAATGTAGACATCCACTAGAGGATGCCTGAGATCTTAAACACATGTAAATAATTTCACCAGGTGTCTGTTGGAATGACAGTAACCCCCCTTCCAAAGCATGTATAAGAGGAATCTACATTGGAAGGGGGCTagcaggggacgctcaccctgcggtccatttgggtcctaatgccccggtatagggatggggacactatactgtaaacaggcgccgtcctccagatgagacgtaaaaccgaggtcctgactctctgtggtcattaaaaatcccagggcgcttctcgaaaagagtgggggtgtaaacccagtgtcctggccaaatttcccattggcccttaccaatcatggcctcctataatccccatctatgaattggcttcattactctgctctccttcccactgatagctgatgtgtggagagcgttctggcgcactatggctgccgtcgcatcatccaggtgaatgctgcacattggttgtggtggaggggagtccccattacctgtaaaacgctttgagtggagtgtccagaaaagcgctaaaagtgtaagcaattattatattattattaatatactcTAATCCAGACACATGCATGAACATACCAAGGTCAAAACCAGTCTTGAAATGTGCAAGATCCAGACAACCACATACAACCCTTGAGCCGCAGCGCGCTGAGTACCTGGCTCCCCGCTCCTCGTACGATGCCCTTGGCAGCGGTGGAGTCGCAGTCATCAGAGAAGGCAGCAGCATGCCCAGCCTTGAGTGGCGTGTTGTACAGCTCCTCGATGTCTCCTGAAATGGAGCAAAGGGTCGACTAGTGTCAGAGGCGCTGCGTTTACAGCTGTTTCCATTCTGCTTTGTACTCCAGATTGCACACGCACTTCTTTTGAGCTTTAAACCATTGCAACTGAACTCCGTCAACAACTCAAAATCACAGCGGCCCCTATATGAAAATATACCAATCCATTCACTTCCTCTCAGCAGTTCTAGAAATGTGCTTTCATTTGAAGTCCTCTTTCATTTTCAACATAACTCTTCTtgccgttttgattgttttaaagTAAGCACaactttcagttttcttttctacCAGTACCTTGAACAATGACATCATCATCCATATAAATTGCTTTCTCTGCATCCGGCACAAATACAGGGAGATAAAATCTTGCAAAGGTTAACTGTAAAACAATAATCAGAAAGACAAACATTGACATTCAAAAATCTGAGGTCCAGTGAATTAGCGTTTAGAAAGCAAACTATCGCCTTCCTTCCTCATGGTGGAAGGGTGAGGCAACTCATTTTGCATGAGAAAACTGCAGGGGTTTCACTACACATTTTCTGGTTCAGGTTCTCCAAACAAATCTGTAAGCAAATGACATCTGAAATACACTGACCGGTTTAACTGCTTCCGTTTCTTGGGGATTCTTGGATACTTTCCCCTCCAAAATACGAGAGTCAAATGGTAGCATTTTGTACTTAACAGCTTTCAGGGCAGTTTTGCTGAGCCATgctctgaaataaaacaatatttaaaaaacattttatattcaaAAGACATTTGTAATCCCCCATTATTGGAACACTATTAACAGTAAAGCCTGCAGTAATCCACAGCATATCCTGGAGGTATAAGGGGCATGGTGGGACATTCTGGCATACTCCGAGAAATCCCACATTAATACAGAACACACAAACTACAAATGTGAGAAGGTATTTCAACACTTAAAATTCAAGTACTTACTTTAAATGATCTACGGTATCATTCATTGTCACAATATGGAAGACGATGTTGGACTTGCTGTTGCTGTAGATACTGTTCATTGCTGCTATCAAGGCTCCCAGTCTCTCCTCCACAGCAGTGATAACCACCGGAATTTCTCTTCCCACTCTCGCAACCTCAAACTTACGAGGAGCCTCAATGTCAAACTCAGACTCGTGCGGTAGTCCCACGTGAGCCGAATCTACGAGAAAAGAAAGCAGGTACAATTACTCCTTTCATTGATAATGTATAATTACGCAATGAGGTTTTCCTAAAGTCGAACACCAAGACGAAACGAGTATAGAATTCCTAGATTGAACTGTGCTTACCGGAGCCTTCCCTTCTTAAAAAATCATTCAGATTTATGAGGTTGCGGTGCACAATTATCAAAAATGCTACTGCAATCAGCACCAGAATGACAACGTTAACTGCAAAAGAAagggaataaaaaataaattacagtcgCACGAAAAAGTCCGAAAAAATGCATTGATGAGTGGAAGAAAAAACTTACCTCTTCGCAACGTCATACTCTCCCACTGAAGTGCTCAACGCCCTAGGAGGAAAATGGACATTCCAGCACTCTATCAGCAAACTTCAAGAACCCAACTTCAAAGCCAGATATCGATGCCGAATACTACATGCTACACAAATGACTGCAACACAACGTAtcgaaaacaattaaaaacatagGACACGGTTGTCTGTCTCCGAATCGAATGCCAACTACATTTCGTCTGTAGTTGTGAAAATTCATAATGATCTCACACTTGGACAAGAGAGAACTTGGAGAAGAAAGAACTTGGCCGTACCATCAGTAAGGAACAGTACAATCACATGCTGGTTGATCTCTAACATCAATCATGAAcgtaa contains:
- the glt8d1 gene encoding glycosyltransferase 8 domain-containing protein 1 isoform X2 translates to MTLRRVNVVILVLIAVAFLIIVHRNLINLNDFLRREGSDSAHVGLPHESEFDIEAPRKFEVARVGREIPVVITAVEERLGALIAAMNSIYSNSKSNIVFHIVTMNDTVDHLKAWLSKTALKAVKYKMLPFDSRILEGKVSKNPQETEAVKPLTFARFYLPVFVPDAEKAIYMDDDVIVQGDIEELYNTPLKAGHAAAFSDDCDSTAAKGIVRGAGSQNYIGFLDFKKESIRKLGMRANTCSFNPGVFVANLTEWKQQNITKQLEKWMELNVVEHLYSRTLAGSITTPPLLIVFYKQHSSIDPMWHVRHLGLVGAGNRYSSQFIKAAKLLHWNGHYKPWGRASAFSEIWDKWYLPDPMGNFHPIRRHTED
- the glt8d1 gene encoding glycosyltransferase 8 domain-containing protein 1 isoform X1; its protein translation is MTLRRVNVVILVLIAVAFLIIVHRNLINLNDFLRREGSDSAHVGLPHESEFDIEAPRKFEVARVGREIPVVITAVEERLGALIAAMNSIYSNSKSNIVFHIVTMNDTVDHLKAWLSKTALKAVKYKMLPFDSRILEGKVSKNPQETEAVKPLTFARFYLPVFVPDAEKAIYMDDDVIVQGDIEELYNTPLKAGHAAAFSDDCDSTAAKGIVRGAGSQKNYIGFLDFKKESIRKLGMRANTCSFNPGVFVANLTEWKQQNITKQLEKWMELNVVEHLYSRTLAGSITTPPLLIVFYKQHSSIDPMWHVRHLGLVGAGNRYSSQFIKAAKLLHWNGHYKPWGRASAFSEIWDKWYLPDPMGNFHPIRRHTED